A single window of Dermacentor albipictus isolate Rhodes 1998 colony chromosome 1, USDA_Dalb.pri_finalv2, whole genome shotgun sequence DNA harbors:
- the LOC135896915 gene encoding uncharacterized protein isoform X3 has translation MHVFTENPDDVALANDYVDSVLEKMRNDRDLLAAIDPLQVPDVGENSFQITGGQVLGLSAFYRSSNSTVQLSHDTAIVTTPAAVNDVFFTGRHRASRFGLTITGDIEASVNRVNTLIVYRAPIKGGEARLEYFQVDKLDGLKVTRITGVSTAFNWLLRIVANRVARHFQGRIEDALQDEVSKFIATQVDRSRFPALSGNGSRISTDSFGYPGAPF, from the exons ATGACGTGGCTCTAGCCAACGACTACGTGGACAGCGTGCTGGAGAAGATGCGCAACGACCGCGATTTGCTGGCCGCGATCGACCCCCTCCAGGTGCCGGACGTCGGCGAGAACAGCTTCCAGATCACGGGCGGCCAGGTGCTCGGCCTGTCCGCCTTCTACCGCTCCAGCAACAGCACCGTCCAGCTGTCGCACGACACGGCCATCGTGACCACGCCAGCGGCTGTCAACGACGTGTTCTTCACTGGCCGACACCGGGCGTCGCGCTTCGGTCTCACCATCACCGGCGACATCGAGGCTTCGGTGAACCGCGTGAACACGCTCATCGTCTACCGAGCGCCGATCAAGGGCGGAGAGGCACGCCTAGAGTACTTTCAG GTGGACAAACTGGACGGTCTGAAGGTGACGCGCATCACGGGCGTGTCGACGGCCTTCAACTGGCTGCTCAGGATCGTAGCCAACCGCGTGGCGCGCCACTTCCAGGGACGCATCGAGGACGCTCTGCAGGATGAGGTCTCCAAGTTTATCGCCACGCAG GTGGATAGGAGCCGCTTTCCAGCACTCTCCGGCAATGGCAGCAGGATTTCAACCGACAGCTTTGGCTACCCCGGCGCACCTTTTTGA